The Acidianus manzaensis genome has a window encoding:
- a CDS encoding DUF5493 family protein has protein sequence MMSALGDIIYILGILIPLLGLIVRNYLVNLLGFVMGTVGFLVFAQNQTDISFSASTFYLALLPLAFGLMNFAFFFNWLKEERI, from the coding sequence TTGATGAGTGCGTTAGGGGACATAATCTATATTTTAGGTATTTTGATACCTCTTCTAGGTTTAATTGTAAGAAATTATTTAGTGAACTTACTAGGATTCGTAATGGGAACTGTCGGCTTTCTAGTTTTTGCGCAGAATCAAACAGACATCTCTTTTAGCGCATCAACATTTTACTTAGCCTTATTGCCCTTAGCTTTCGGTCTCATGAACTTCGCCTTTTTCTTCAACTGGCTGAAGGAGGAAAGAATATGA